One genomic window of Corynebacterium massiliense DSM 45435 includes the following:
- a CDS encoding DUF4040 family protein, with translation MLLVLLALLGVTVAAAPLVSRVLHRNAGWVLALPLLAAAVMGATSYTRGAVHTESVDWMPSLGVSFGVRLDGLSLVFLMLVLVIGAGVLAYSTRYLHHKDTAFYFYICGFALAMAMLVTTDSLMVFYVAWELTTLCSYFLIANSGEKGHQPAIRTLLVTVLGGLFLLMAVIIMAITTGTMQLSEVISSPVWDDHAGVKTGVAVLVALAAFTKSAQFPFQAWLPDSMVAIAPVSAYLHAAAMVKAGIYLILRFSPLFSDIQAWHVMLVLSGGFTALFGAMTAVTRDDLKELLAYSTMSQLGLLVTIVGVGTPEALTAAIVHTVAHACFKAALFMSVGIIEHETGTRSYRELRHTRVVKMPVTKTAIVVAGASMAGLPLLFGFVSKEGLITAVVESGMNRSLITLVAGVIVGTSIFTFAYSMRYIIGAFGATKHSRAEEVAESRLRHEEPAQLHRIGEASPAFWMVPALLGIVTLVLGLVPGLLNEPVTDASLAATGGFEQDIHLAVWHGVNIPLGLSAIIIAAGCVLVHFNRELARALTNFGAPVKGLDVVEMLRNGVIEYGGKYFTRPTGTTSMRRHLAMPLVGLLVIAIIGIFTLTDIPSVRGENSRAVDWIFVLIISIGVLASVMARSRLTVVVVVSIAGFGVTLWFFALGAADVATTQLLVEILSVCVLVLVLHRLPDRFTPDKRGQHFWSIALAVAMGAATTLAVWGLTGRRGKSEAARYFLDLGPEQTGGDNIVNTIIVDYRAFDTFGELTVLGMAGISIAVLLRHNRLLPLRDTLLDKRSPLFGPGPNAVFVRTTTKLVGPIIVLLSVVLFVRGHHEPGGGFVAALVGSAGIALLYLGAKDNASAPIRWPYFTLIGLGVTVAALTGFIGFFDGAFLKALHAEIFGMEQTSSMIFDLGVYLAVMGVLVGAFNMLGMPREGDKERHVLLDLEQERRLERFDHAVGRERNFGEDGLEVHTPTMAATPVNGEKERGEK, from the coding sequence ATGCTTCTTGTATTACTCGCACTGCTCGGGGTGACGGTGGCGGCAGCGCCACTGGTGTCTCGAGTGTTGCACCGCAATGCAGGTTGGGTCTTGGCTCTGCCGCTGCTCGCCGCAGCGGTCATGGGTGCCACGAGCTACACCCGGGGCGCCGTCCACACCGAATCGGTGGACTGGATGCCGTCGCTGGGTGTGAGCTTCGGTGTGCGGCTGGACGGGTTGTCGCTCGTCTTCTTGATGCTCGTGCTGGTCATTGGCGCGGGCGTGCTCGCGTATTCCACGCGGTATCTGCACCACAAAGACACAGCCTTCTACTTCTACATCTGCGGCTTCGCGCTGGCGATGGCCATGCTGGTGACCACCGATAGCCTCATGGTCTTCTACGTCGCCTGGGAGCTGACCACCCTGTGCTCGTACTTCCTTATCGCCAACTCCGGCGAAAAAGGGCACCAGCCGGCCATCCGTACCCTGCTTGTGACCGTGCTGGGCGGCCTTTTCTTGCTCATGGCCGTCATTATCATGGCGATCACCACGGGGACGATGCAGCTGAGCGAAGTCATCTCCTCGCCCGTCTGGGATGACCACGCCGGGGTCAAGACTGGGGTAGCAGTGCTGGTCGCCCTAGCGGCTTTCACCAAGTCGGCGCAGTTCCCGTTCCAGGCCTGGCTGCCGGACTCCATGGTGGCTATCGCCCCAGTCTCCGCGTACCTGCACGCGGCGGCCATGGTCAAGGCCGGCATCTACCTGATCCTGCGCTTCTCACCGCTGTTTAGTGACATCCAAGCCTGGCACGTCATGCTCGTGCTCAGTGGCGGGTTTACTGCGCTCTTCGGCGCGATGACTGCAGTCACCCGCGACGATCTGAAGGAGCTGCTCGCGTACTCGACCATGTCGCAGCTGGGACTTCTGGTCACCATCGTGGGCGTGGGCACCCCGGAGGCGCTGACGGCGGCAATCGTCCACACCGTCGCGCACGCGTGCTTCAAGGCCGCGCTGTTTATGTCCGTCGGCATCATCGAGCACGAGACCGGCACGCGTTCCTACCGCGAGCTGCGGCACACGCGCGTGGTGAAGATGCCGGTGACGAAGACCGCCATTGTCGTGGCGGGCGCGTCCATGGCGGGCCTGCCGCTGCTCTTCGGCTTCGTGTCCAAGGAAGGCCTTATCACCGCGGTGGTCGAATCCGGCATGAACCGCTCGCTGATCACCCTGGTGGCCGGCGTCATCGTGGGCACGTCCATCTTCACCTTCGCGTACTCCATGCGCTACATCATCGGTGCCTTCGGTGCGACGAAGCACTCGCGCGCCGAGGAGGTGGCGGAGTCCCGCCTGCGGCACGAGGAGCCGGCGCAGCTGCACCGCATCGGCGAAGCCTCCCCGGCGTTCTGGATGGTCCCGGCGCTGCTCGGCATCGTCACGCTCGTGCTCGGCCTCGTTCCGGGGCTGCTCAACGAGCCGGTGACGGACGCCTCCCTGGCTGCCACCGGTGGCTTTGAGCAGGACATCCACTTGGCGGTATGGCACGGGGTCAACATCCCGCTCGGCCTGTCCGCCATCATCATCGCGGCCGGCTGCGTCCTCGTGCACTTCAACCGCGAGCTGGCGCGCGCCCTCACCAACTTCGGCGCCCCGGTCAAGGGGCTCGATGTGGTGGAGATGCTGCGCAACGGCGTTATCGAATACGGCGGCAAGTACTTCACCCGCCCGACCGGCACGACCTCGATGCGGCGCCACTTGGCGATGCCGCTGGTGGGCCTTTTGGTCATCGCGATCATCGGCATCTTTACGCTGACCGATATCCCGAGCGTGCGCGGCGAGAACTCCCGTGCGGTGGACTGGATCTTCGTCCTCATCATCTCCATCGGCGTGCTGGCATCGGTCATGGCGCGCTCGCGCCTGACCGTCGTGGTGGTTGTCTCCATCGCCGGCTTCGGCGTCACCCTGTGGTTCTTCGCCCTGGGCGCTGCCGACGTCGCTACCACCCAGCTGCTGGTGGAGATCCTGTCCGTCTGCGTTCTGGTGCTGGTGCTCCACCGCCTGCCGGACAGGTTCACCCCCGATAAGCGCGGCCAGCACTTCTGGTCGATTGCCCTGGCGGTGGCCATGGGCGCAGCCACGACCCTGGCGGTCTGGGGACTGACCGGCCGCCGCGGCAAGTCCGAGGCCGCGCGCTACTTCTTGGACCTCGGCCCGGAGCAGACGGGCGGCGACAACATCGTCAACACCATCATCGTGGACTACCGCGCGTTCGATACCTTCGGCGAGCTCACGGTTTTGGGCATGGCCGGTATTTCCATCGCCGTCCTGCTGCGCCACAACCGGCTGCTGCCGCTGCGCGACACACTGCTGGACAAGCGGTCCCCGCTCTTCGGGCCGGGGCCGAACGCGGTGTTCGTCCGCACCACGACCAAGCTGGTCGGTCCCATCATCGTGCTGCTTTCGGTAGTGCTTTTCGTACGCGGCCACCACGAGCCGGGCGGCGGCTTCGTGGCCGCGCTGGTGGGCTCCGCCGGCATCGCGTTGCTCTACCTGGGCGCGAAGGACAACGCGTCCGCGCCGATCCGCTGGCCGTACTTCACGCTCATTGGCCTGGGCGTCACGGTCGCAGCCTTGACCGGATTTATCGGTTTCTTCGACGGCGCCTTCCTCAAGGCGCTGCACGCCGAGATCTTCGGCATGGAGCAGACCTCGTCGATGATCTTCGACCTCGGCGTCTACCTCGCCGTGATGGGTGTCCTCGTCGGTGCCTTCAACATGCTGGGCATGCCGCGCGAGGGCGATAAGGAGCGGCACGTTCTGCTCGACTTGGAGCAGGAGCGTCGCCTCGAGCGCTTCGACCACGCGGTGGGCCGCGAGCGCAACTTCGGCGAAGATGGACTGGAAGTCCACACCCCGACGATGGCCGCAACGCCGGTAAACGGCGAGAAAGAAAGAGGGGAGAAGTAG